The following proteins are encoded in a genomic region of Spirosoma sp. SC4-14:
- a CDS encoding helix-turn-helix domain-containing protein — protein sequence MLYSYQEPKTEGVLKLFCQEPTFSRHFFRERHHRLLTIAWNRGDDQSVVIDGIEYVFPAQSILPLMVNQSFDFERPENIVAWQFDREFYCIIDHDKEVSCVGLLFYGSKGSLFLDVDTDEQRKFGALLTVFEDEFTTHDSVQGEMLRMLLKRLIIKLTRLAKQQYIDPELSDNDLDIVRQFNLLVENNYRKLHAVSNYADLLNKSPKTLSNLFALYNQKSPLSIIHERIALEARRLLLYTDKSTKEIAYELGFEEVAHFSRFFKKETGLPPSEFKEHLRLKLAST from the coding sequence ATGCTCTATTCGTATCAAGAGCCCAAAACAGAGGGGGTTCTAAAGTTATTTTGCCAGGAGCCGACTTTTAGCCGCCATTTCTTTCGGGAACGCCATCATCGGTTGCTCACCATTGCCTGGAACCGGGGAGATGATCAGAGTGTCGTAATTGACGGCATTGAGTATGTATTTCCTGCGCAGTCTATTCTGCCACTGATGGTTAATCAATCGTTCGATTTTGAGCGTCCTGAAAATATCGTTGCCTGGCAGTTCGACCGCGAATTTTACTGCATTATCGATCATGACAAAGAGGTATCCTGCGTAGGGCTTTTGTTTTATGGCTCCAAAGGGTCGCTATTTCTGGATGTAGATACCGACGAGCAGCGTAAATTCGGTGCACTCCTGACGGTTTTTGAAGACGAATTCACCACGCACGATTCCGTACAGGGCGAAATGCTGCGGATGCTTCTCAAACGGCTGATCATTAAACTGACCCGGCTGGCCAAACAGCAATACATCGACCCGGAGCTTTCTGACAATGATCTCGACATTGTTCGGCAATTTAACCTGCTAGTCGAAAACAATTACCGTAAGCTACACGCCGTAAGCAACTACGCCGACCTGTTGAACAAATCGCCCAAAACGCTATCGAATCTGTTTGCCTTGTATAACCAGAAAAGTCCGCTGAGCATTATTCATGAGCGCATTGCCCTCGAAGCCAGACGGCTGTTGCTCTATACTGATAAGTCGACAAAAGAGATTGCCTACGAACTAGGTTTTGAGGAAGTCGCTCATTTCAGTCGCTTTTTCAAGAAAGAAACGGGCCTGCCGCCGTCGGAGTTTAAGGAGCACCTTCGGCTAAAACTGGCCAGCACCTGA
- a CDS encoding MBL fold metallo-hydrolase — protein MTLQTLDTGLFKLDGGAMFGVVPKPLWNRLNPADEQNRCTWAMRCLLYESGNRLLLVDTGIGNKQDAKFFGHYDLHPADVSLIGSIEQAGYSTADVTDVLLTHLHFDHVGGAVKRVDSQLLPVFSNATYWVHSAHWQWAVNPNPREKASFLRENIMPLQESGQLQFLVKSEFPIPDIELIYVDGHTEKMALPIFTINGRTVAFMADLIPSSAHVPLPYVMSYDVRPLMTMDEKARLLQKAADENWILVFEHDPITEAATVEMTERGVRVNATGRLVDFL, from the coding sequence ATGACACTACAAACTCTCGATACGGGCCTGTTTAAACTGGATGGTGGCGCTATGTTTGGCGTTGTGCCCAAACCGCTCTGGAACAGGCTGAATCCGGCCGATGAACAGAACCGATGCACCTGGGCGATGCGTTGCCTGCTCTACGAATCGGGCAATCGATTGCTGTTGGTCGATACGGGAATTGGCAACAAGCAGGACGCTAAATTTTTCGGTCATTACGATTTGCACCCTGCCGATGTTTCGCTGATCGGATCAATCGAGCAGGCGGGCTATTCTACTGCCGACGTAACCGATGTGCTGCTTACGCATCTGCATTTCGACCACGTTGGCGGGGCCGTTAAACGAGTGGACAGTCAATTGCTGCCCGTTTTTTCGAATGCTACCTACTGGGTTCACTCGGCCCACTGGCAATGGGCCGTTAACCCGAACCCACGTGAAAAAGCCTCGTTTCTGCGCGAAAACATCATGCCCTTGCAGGAGAGTGGTCAGTTGCAGTTTCTGGTCAAAAGCGAGTTTCCTATACCTGACATCGAATTAATTTATGTAGATGGCCATACCGAAAAAATGGCCTTACCGATCTTCACCATCAATGGCCGAACGGTTGCTTTTATGGCCGATCTGATTCCATCGTCGGCACATGTGCCATTGCCTTACGTAATGAGTTACGATGTACGGCCATTGATGACTATGGACGAAAAAGCCCGCTTGCTGCAAAAAGCCGCCGACGAAAACTGGATTCTGGTATTTGAGCATGATCCGATAACGGAAGCTGCCACGGTTGAAATGACAGAACGAGGAGTTCGGGTGAATGCGACTGGACGGCTTGTCGATTTTTTATAG
- a CDS encoding patatin-like phospholipase family protein: protein MKIGLVLSGGGARGIAHLGVIKALNEMGIGFDQIAGTSAGAVTGALLAQGYSPEESLKIIESSPFLRRLRPAWSRMGLLRLDTIVDIYRKYIPHDSFEELQIPLHVVAVELNDGEQVVFNKGELIRPVLASCCLPGIFEPFLINRKQYVDGGVLNNLPVDVIENKVDVLIGSHCNVLGPRKPITSMRGVIERSLVLAVQSKTKERFARCNVLIEPPQLAQYTTADIGKARELFRIGYQHTRSMAAQIEKSLKVPPVEIS from the coding sequence ATGAAAATTGGATTAGTGTTATCGGGTGGCGGAGCACGCGGTATCGCTCACCTGGGGGTTATCAAGGCATTGAACGAGATGGGAATCGGTTTCGATCAGATAGCCGGAACCAGTGCCGGGGCCGTAACCGGGGCCTTGCTGGCTCAGGGTTATTCGCCCGAAGAAAGTCTTAAAATAATCGAGTCGTCGCCGTTTCTTCGTCGGCTGCGGCCAGCCTGGAGCCGTATGGGATTACTTCGACTCGATACGATTGTCGATATTTATCGGAAGTATATACCCCACGACTCGTTCGAAGAACTACAAATTCCATTGCATGTAGTAGCCGTTGAACTGAACGATGGCGAACAGGTGGTGTTCAACAAAGGTGAACTGATTCGGCCGGTGCTGGCGTCCTGCTGTTTGCCGGGCATTTTCGAACCATTCTTAATCAACAGAAAACAGTATGTTGATGGGGGCGTGTTAAATAACCTGCCGGTCGATGTGATCGAAAATAAAGTCGATGTGCTGATTGGGTCCCATTGCAATGTGCTGGGCCCGCGGAAACCGATAACCTCGATGCGGGGGGTAATCGAGCGGAGCCTGGTATTGGCCGTGCAAAGTAAAACGAAAGAGCGCTTTGCCCGATGTAATGTGCTGATCGAACCGCCCCAACTGGCTCAGTATACCACAGCGGATATTGGAAAAGCACGGGAATTGTTTCGGATCGGGTATCAGCATACCCGGTCAATGGCGGCTCAGATTGAAAAAAGCCTAAAAGTCCCGCCTGTTGAGATCTCATAA
- a CDS encoding SusC/RagA family TonB-linked outer membrane protein: MRKILLVSILIVCSIWVPAWAQERVITGKVVASEDGTPMPGVSVVLKGTTRGANTDANGAYSIGVPDQGGKLIFSFVGSASQEVEIGNRSVIDIKLANDSKQLSEVVVTAVGIQREKKALAYAVSNVKGDLLQQRSEPDPLRALSGKVPGVNITAGGGAPGQATKINIRGNTSFTGNNQPLFVVDGIPFDNSSNAAGSDFNSNSVVSNRAYDIDPNNIEAMTVLKGAAASALYGSRAANGVIVITTKSGSKSAKKGLEVTYNGSYSVEKISSIPDYQDTYTQGSNQQYNGGFIGNWGTVFPSEVDRINGQLGFTRYSKTIETGAPEGQIYHPLTSPYISYTYNRYLSVFPDLVGKTVPLQPYDIIGGFFRQGKVFENGVNISSTGDKTTLNAGISRMKNDGIIPNSNTERTSLNFGGSATLINGLHVSGNVNYVNTTQQSPQSGASYFTDYSSGSTGSIYDRLFYLPRNYNLNGYPFENPVDGSNVFYRALDNPLWTAKYNLYNSRVNRVFGNMALSYDVAPWLNLTARGGVNTYHETRTNKIRPGGTTVPLGRVSRTELTNTETDLTFLATASHDFSERFSARLLVGFNANERYYTEAVETGDQVIDANVLTVSGTLSQNATEYSRKRRLYGVFSELGLSYNDFAFLTATVRNDHSSTLPTSTNSYYYPSISGSFIFTQAFNMPKNILNFGKIRANYATVGKDADPYQVLTAYNIGRDYVNGTAYSLATLPSTLNNSQLKPEFTTETEIGTELQFFNNRINIDLAYFYRKSTNLIVSRRIPASTGFYNEVTNAGQIDNKGLEIAFTVVPIRLSNGFEWNSTAAFTRLRSNVVDAGPANEIFLGGSGLSSLGTMHRVGNPYGMIYGTVNARSESGKLLINPTTGLPFTLPQSQLLGNPAPKFTLGWTNTFSFKGFTLSALMDYRAGGKLFSATAASLLLRGQLKSSEDREAMRVIPGVLGDPATYKAILEDGKEVKNTIPMTAFQFHFSNGFGAYGADETNVYDATVIRLREITLGYTFPKDLLRKYTKVFGSLRISASGRNLWFYAPNMLKGLNFDPEVLSNYADSNIQGFDLGAAPSTRRFGLNITASF, translated from the coding sequence ATGAGGAAAATTCTACTAGTGAGTATACTCATAGTATGCTCAATATGGGTTCCGGCATGGGCGCAGGAGCGAGTAATTACGGGTAAGGTTGTAGCGTCGGAAGACGGAACGCCGATGCCTGGAGTGTCTGTTGTTCTGAAAGGCACGACTCGCGGAGCCAATACCGATGCTAATGGGGCTTATTCGATTGGGGTCCCGGATCAGGGAGGTAAGCTAATTTTCAGCTTTGTAGGATCTGCTTCGCAGGAAGTCGAAATTGGTAACCGGTCAGTTATCGATATTAAACTGGCTAACGATTCTAAACAGCTTAGTGAAGTTGTAGTGACAGCCGTTGGGATTCAGCGCGAAAAGAAAGCGCTTGCCTATGCTGTTTCGAATGTTAAAGGTGATCTTCTTCAGCAACGCTCCGAGCCTGACCCACTTCGGGCGCTTTCTGGTAAAGTACCCGGCGTTAATATTACGGCTGGTGGCGGTGCTCCTGGCCAGGCTACCAAGATTAATATTCGCGGAAATACATCATTTACGGGAAATAACCAGCCCTTGTTTGTTGTTGATGGTATTCCGTTCGACAATTCCTCCAACGCAGCTGGATCTGATTTCAACAGCAACAGCGTTGTTTCGAACCGGGCCTACGATATTGATCCCAACAATATTGAAGCAATGACTGTGCTGAAAGGTGCGGCTGCTTCGGCCCTGTATGGGTCGCGTGCAGCTAATGGGGTTATTGTCATTACGACCAAATCGGGCAGTAAATCGGCCAAGAAAGGGCTGGAAGTAACCTACAACGGCTCCTATTCAGTTGAGAAAATCTCGTCGATTCCCGATTATCAGGATACCTATACACAAGGCTCGAACCAGCAGTATAACGGGGGATTTATTGGTAACTGGGGAACGGTGTTTCCATCGGAAGTGGATCGGATTAATGGACAGCTGGGCTTTACACGCTATTCGAAGACCATTGAAACCGGAGCGCCCGAAGGCCAGATTTATCACCCACTTACCTCGCCTTATATTTCGTATACCTATAACCGATACCTGAGTGTATTCCCTGACCTGGTTGGGAAAACGGTTCCCTTGCAGCCATACGACATCATTGGTGGATTTTTTCGTCAGGGTAAAGTATTTGAGAATGGCGTGAATATTAGCTCTACGGGCGACAAGACAACGCTGAACGCGGGTATATCCCGGATGAAGAACGACGGAATTATTCCGAACTCGAATACGGAGCGGACTTCGTTGAACTTTGGCGGGTCGGCAACACTCATTAACGGGCTGCACGTATCTGGCAATGTCAATTATGTCAATACGACTCAGCAGAGTCCACAGTCGGGCGCTTCCTATTTTACGGATTATAGTAGTGGTTCGACCGGTTCTATCTATGACCGTTTGTTTTACCTGCCTCGTAACTACAACCTGAATGGGTATCCGTTCGAAAACCCGGTCGATGGTTCGAATGTATTTTATCGTGCGCTGGATAACCCACTCTGGACGGCCAAATACAACCTCTATAACTCGCGCGTAAATCGTGTGTTTGGAAACATGGCCCTCAGCTACGATGTAGCTCCCTGGCTGAACCTGACCGCACGCGGTGGGGTGAACACCTATCACGAAACCCGAACAAATAAAATCCGGCCGGGCGGAACAACTGTTCCTCTGGGACGTGTGTCTCGTACAGAACTGACCAATACCGAAACGGATCTGACATTCCTGGCTACAGCATCGCACGATTTTTCGGAGCGGTTTTCTGCCCGATTGCTGGTTGGTTTCAATGCCAACGAGCGGTATTATACCGAAGCCGTTGAAACCGGCGATCAGGTAATCGACGCCAATGTGCTGACTGTTTCGGGGACACTGAGCCAGAACGCCACCGAATACAGCCGGAAGCGTCGTTTATACGGTGTTTTTAGCGAGTTGGGTTTGTCGTACAACGACTTTGCTTTCCTGACGGCTACGGTTCGTAACGACCATTCATCAACGTTGCCAACATCGACAAACAGCTACTATTATCCGTCGATTTCTGGCTCGTTTATCTTCACGCAGGCCTTCAACATGCCAAAGAATATTCTCAACTTTGGTAAGATCAGAGCCAACTATGCCACCGTGGGTAAAGATGCTGATCCCTATCAGGTACTAACGGCCTACAACATTGGACGCGATTATGTAAACGGAACGGCCTATTCATTAGCTACTCTGCCGTCGACGTTGAACAACTCTCAATTGAAGCCTGAGTTTACGACCGAAACTGAAATTGGAACGGAGTTACAGTTTTTCAACAATCGGATCAATATCGATCTGGCTTACTTCTATCGCAAATCGACGAACCTGATTGTTTCGCGCCGTATTCCGGCGTCAACGGGTTTTTACAACGAAGTGACAAATGCTGGGCAGATCGACAATAAAGGGCTTGAAATTGCCTTTACGGTCGTTCCAATTCGGTTATCGAATGGCTTCGAGTGGAATTCGACGGCGGCTTTCACCCGGTTGCGGTCAAATGTGGTCGATGCCGGACCAGCCAACGAAATTTTCCTTGGCGGCTCTGGTTTATCATCGCTCGGCACCATGCACCGGGTTGGCAATCCATACGGCATGATCTATGGTACGGTAAATGCCCGCAGTGAATCGGGGAAACTGCTGATCAACCCAACCACCGGCTTGCCTTTTACGCTGCCGCAGTCGCAGTTGCTGGGCAATCCTGCTCCGAAGTTTACCCTGGGCTGGACCAATACATTCTCGTTTAAGGGCTTTACACTATCGGCGCTGATGGATTACCGGGCAGGGGGTAAACTTTTCTCGGCAACAGCAGCTTCTTTGTTGTTACGCGGTCAGCTCAAGTCGTCGGAAGACCGGGAAGCGATGCGCGTGATTCCGGGCGTACTGGGCGATCCGGCTACCTATAAGGCTATTCTGGAAGATGGTAAGGAAGTGAAGAACACTATTCCGATGACGGCCTTCCAGTTCCACTTCTCCAACGGATTTGGGGCCTATGGAGCCGACGAGACCAACGTATATGATGCTACCGTTATTCGTCTGCGCGAAATCACATTGGGTTATACCTTCCCCAAAGATTTACTGAGAAAATATACGAAAGTATTCGGCAGCCTGCGGATATCGGCTTCGGGACGGAACCTGTGGTTCTACGCACCCAACATGCTGAAAGGACTCAATTTCGACCCGGAAGTTTTGTCGAACTATGCTGATTCGAACATTCAGGGCTTCGACCTTGGTGCCGCTCCATCGACCCGGCGCTTTGGCCTGAATATTACGGCATCGTTCTGA
- a CDS encoding SusD/RagB family nutrient-binding outer membrane lipoprotein — protein MKISIIHIGKGLLATALTLSLTSCDITNLDINTDPNKPASAALNLLLPPAELGALNIGVVGITSSSTTYSPGNFRSVVDNSSGFVGHMNSADDYNLTNNSYNGTWNAYYRNMQNVEQILRATTDGKNPYYRGIALALKAYAMGNMVDMFGDVPYSMAWQGNVDGTDRNVAFDKDSEIYEDLLKLCDQALAEFAKAQPVSVSGDFIGNGNATTWTRLTKTIKLRLLMNSRKGRANGNAELKAAFDAGGFITTSSQDFYYQYSKQISPQDDRHPWAISTYNAGNGFTYINHQLMGEMILNKDPRFGMYFFRQTDKVLDASNPTDRGTIPYGGTYIPTRPAFLAEYKRVFYNDKQDPTTDDIKFLAGIFGRDRGDNTGAPADGTLRTVPGAYPAGGLYGGREIAPKALTGSKDGATGNGIWPLIMSWNVKFYQVEAILDGTGVTGDARAIFETAMREQIASVTKFAQAADPKTPAPAAADITAYVNAWLALYDAAPSNQGKLNVVAKQIWFCSWGQGQEIWNLMRRTGYPVQGPFKQFSTGIQSPILKPGRQYALRLPYPAQEGNLNSNAAKYVSDIIFDRDPVFWDKVKVKWEF, from the coding sequence ATGAAAATTTCAATCATACATATTGGTAAGGGGTTATTGGCTACGGCCCTTACATTGTCGCTGACGAGTTGTGATATTACCAATCTCGACATCAACACAGATCCCAATAAACCGGCTTCTGCTGCTCTGAACCTGCTGCTGCCACCTGCCGAACTGGGGGCATTAAACATCGGTGTGGTAGGTATTACTTCAAGCAGTACTACTTACTCACCGGGCAACTTTCGTAGTGTGGTTGATAATTCATCAGGATTTGTCGGCCATATGAACAGTGCCGACGATTATAACCTGACCAACAACTCCTACAACGGCACCTGGAACGCCTACTATCGGAATATGCAGAATGTAGAACAGATTCTGCGGGCAACTACCGATGGCAAAAATCCCTATTATCGGGGAATCGCACTAGCCCTGAAAGCTTACGCCATGGGCAATATGGTCGATATGTTTGGCGATGTGCCATATTCGATGGCCTGGCAGGGAAACGTGGATGGCACTGACCGAAATGTTGCCTTCGACAAAGATTCAGAAATTTATGAAGATCTGCTGAAACTTTGCGATCAGGCACTGGCTGAGTTTGCCAAGGCGCAACCTGTATCGGTCTCGGGCGATTTTATTGGGAATGGAAATGCTACTACCTGGACGCGGTTAACCAAAACCATCAAACTGCGGCTGCTGATGAATTCGCGGAAAGGCCGCGCCAACGGCAATGCCGAGCTGAAAGCGGCTTTTGATGCAGGCGGATTCATCACTACTTCGTCGCAGGATTTTTACTATCAGTATTCCAAGCAAATTTCTCCGCAGGACGACCGGCACCCGTGGGCCATTAGCACCTACAACGCAGGTAACGGTTTTACCTACATCAACCATCAGTTGATGGGCGAAATGATCCTCAATAAAGATCCACGCTTTGGTATGTATTTCTTCCGCCAGACCGATAAGGTCCTGGATGCCAGCAACCCAACTGACCGGGGTACTATTCCATACGGTGGTACGTATATACCAACGCGCCCGGCGTTTCTGGCCGAATACAAACGGGTGTTCTATAACGATAAGCAGGACCCAACTACCGACGATATCAAGTTCCTGGCCGGAATCTTCGGTCGCGACCGGGGCGATAATACAGGAGCTCCTGCCGATGGCACATTGCGCACCGTTCCTGGGGCGTATCCAGCGGGCGGTTTGTATGGTGGTCGCGAAATTGCACCCAAAGCACTGACCGGATCGAAAGATGGGGCCACCGGAAACGGGATCTGGCCACTGATTATGAGCTGGAACGTGAAGTTCTATCAGGTTGAGGCTATTCTGGACGGAACCGGTGTAACGGGCGACGCCCGCGCTATTTTCGAAACCGCCATGCGTGAACAGATTGCATCGGTAACCAAGTTTGCACAGGCTGCCGATCCAAAAACGCCAGCACCGGCAGCGGCCGACATTACGGCCTACGTAAATGCCTGGCTGGCACTTTACGACGCTGCTCCAAGCAATCAGGGTAAATTAAACGTTGTGGCCAAGCAAATCTGGTTCTGTTCGTGGGGGCAAGGTCAGGAAATCTGGAACCTGATGCGTCGGACCGGCTACCCGGTGCAGGGGCCATTCAAACAATTCTCAACAGGTATTCAGTCTCCTATTCTGAAACCCGGTCGTCAATATGCACTTCGGTTACCCTATCCGGCTCAGGAGGGTAATTTGAACAGCAACGCGGCTAAATATGTGTCGGATATTATTTTCGACCGTGACCCTGTATTCTGGGATAAGGTAAAGGTTAAGTGGGAATTCTAA